Below is a genomic region from Halostella litorea.
CGCAGGCGGTCGACGACGCGTACAACTGGATCCGCGCGGGGCGAAACCGCGGGCGGGCGGCGCTGGTCATCGCGACCGACACCGCGCTGTACGCCCGGGACGACCCCGGCGAGGCGACGCAGGGCGCGGGCGCGGTGGCCATGCTCATCGACGAGGACCCGTCGGTCGTCGAGATCAGCACGGAGCAGGGGTACGGCAGCGCCGACGAGACCGACTTCCTCAAGCCCCAACAGCAGTTCCCGAGCGTCGACGGCAAGCGCTCGATGCAGGTGTACCTCGCCCGCATGCGCGAGGCGCTGGAGGACTTCGAGAGCGTCGCCGGCGAGACCCATCCCGACGACTACGCGTACATCCCGTTCCACACGCCGTTCCCGGGCATGGTCCGCAAGGCCGGCCTGCTGGGCTACCGGCACATGATCCGCGACACGCCCGTCGAGGACGACCTCGCCGGGGAGATCGGCCGCCAGCCCCGCCGCGAGGCGTTCGACGACGAGGAGGCCTACGAGGAGGCCGTCCGCGAGTACATGGACGCGCTGAAGGGGACCGACGTGTACCGCGACTGGTACGGCGACACCATCGAGCCGACGCTGTCCATCTCGCGGGAGGTCGGCAACTGGTACACCGGCTCCGTCCACCTCGCTCGCGCCAGCGCGCTCCGACACGCCCTCGAGAACGACGTCGACCTGGCCGGGCAGCGCCTGCTCGTGGGCTCCTACGGGAGCGGCGCGCAGGCCGAGATCCACGCCGAGACGGTCGTCGAGGGGTGGGAGAAGGAGGTCCGCGCGATGAACGTCGACGAGCAGATAGACGCCCGCCACGACCTCACCTTCGCGGAGTACGAGTCGATCCACGACGCGCACAACCACGACAAGGACACCGACCTCGACCCGCTCACGACGCCCGACGGCGAGTTCGCGTTCACCGGCTGGGGCCGGATGGGCGAGCGCCAGTACGAGTACGTGGAGTAAGCGACGGGCGAGCACGGCGTTCCCGTACGGCTGCCGGATCCCCATTCGGGACGCTACCTACGTAGCGAGGGGTTTTTTGCCGGCGTTACTTCTCACGTTTCCAATACTATGGCTGTTCGTATCGCGGTCGGACCGTCGTCCGGCCGAGTCGTCGACGGAACGTGGACCGGTCGGACGGACGCGGCTTCGCCCCCCGAGGGGGTGTGGCCGTGCGCATGACAGGCCGGGTCGGACGGCGGACCCTCCTCAAGACCGCCGGCGCGGGAACGGTCGCCGGGCTGCTGG
It encodes:
- the hmgB gene encoding hydroxymethylglutaryl-CoA synthase codes for the protein MTAVGIDAVEIRTGRLKLDLPNTFAPAKEEDPEKYTKGLGLNASSFPDSYEDIVTMGANAAHRLMERKGLEPEDVGRIDVATESAFDNSKPVSTYVAGCLEQVYDGDFHHANKGERKFACVAATQAVDDAYNWIRAGRNRGRAALVIATDTALYARDDPGEATQGAGAVAMLIDEDPSVVEISTEQGYGSADETDFLKPQQQFPSVDGKRSMQVYLARMREALEDFESVAGETHPDDYAYIPFHTPFPGMVRKAGLLGYRHMIRDTPVEDDLAGEIGRQPRREAFDDEEAYEEAVREYMDALKGTDVYRDWYGDTIEPTLSISREVGNWYTGSVHLARASALRHALENDVDLAGQRLLVGSYGSGAQAEIHAETVVEGWEKEVRAMNVDEQIDARHDLTFAEYESIHDAHNHDKDTDLDPLTTPDGEFAFTGWGRMGERQYEYVE